One Mycolicibacterium goodii genomic region harbors:
- a CDS encoding DUF2617 family protein — translation MPLYELAVPPADVCGTALRLALNAPAPTPLASVELPHPRGGALTLGVLGASHVVTVTHPEHTFSEEISCTAPNAAAGLPRQARHRGYRLRARTDILDETQFRTLATWLRTNCTSRRGWVGGAFPGDDAALTALSARPNRSGWRWRTWHLYPDTDGGTVVSTSSRWCP, via the coding sequence GTGCCCCTGTACGAACTCGCCGTACCACCCGCCGATGTGTGCGGTACCGCACTGCGTCTGGCGCTCAACGCACCCGCACCCACGCCTCTGGCGAGCGTCGAGCTGCCGCATCCACGGGGTGGGGCACTCACCCTCGGAGTGCTCGGCGCGTCCCACGTCGTGACCGTCACCCACCCGGAACACACGTTCTCGGAAGAGATCTCGTGCACCGCGCCGAACGCGGCGGCCGGCCTGCCCCGACAGGCCCGGCATCGCGGGTACCGGCTGCGCGCGCGGACCGACATCCTCGACGAAACGCAATTCCGGACGCTGGCAACATGGTTGCGCACCAATTGCACAAGCCGTCGCGGATGGGTGGGCGGCGCCTTCCCCGGCGACGACGCCGCGTTGACGGCGCTCTCGGCGCGGCCGAACCGGTCCGGATGGCGGTGGCGCACCTGGCATCTCTATCCCGACACCGACGGCGGGACCGTGGTGTCCACCTCGAGCCGGTGGTGCCCGTGA
- a CDS encoding polyamine aminopropyltransferase — protein sequence MSGATAATAPGPGPAADAGFSTRWRALLLAAVAACAACGIVYELALLTLSTSLHGGGIVATSLIVAGYVAALGAGALLIKPFLAHAAITFVAVETLLGIVGGLSATALYVTFAFIGGSVWVLVVGTALIGALVGAEVPLLMTLLQRGRLAGASDAGRVLANLNAADYLGALIGGLAWPFLLLPHLGMIRGAAATGIVNLAAAAVVSVFLLRRVLTRVQLVTALGVLASALGVLTTLLIIAEGIETTTRQRLYSDPIVAFERSAYQEIVVTRRGDDTRLYLDGALQFSTRDEFRYTESLVYPALGSGARSVLILGGGDGLAARELLRQPGIDTIVQVELDPAVVDLARTTLSDINAGSLTDPRVKVIVDDAMTWLRQPDSVPEGGFDAVIVDLPDPDNPVLGRLYSTEFYALVGRVLAGDGLMAVQAGSPYSTLNAFWRNVSTIESAGFAVTPYHVHVPTFGDWGFALARRGEAPPTPRIPESAPPLRFLDQRVLDAATVFSPDIGPRAMEPSTLANPRIVDDMRQGYN from the coding sequence ATGAGCGGGGCCACAGCCGCCACCGCACCCGGACCGGGCCCCGCAGCGGACGCCGGTTTCTCGACGCGGTGGCGTGCCCTCCTGCTGGCGGCCGTGGCGGCATGCGCGGCGTGCGGGATCGTCTACGAACTCGCACTGCTGACACTGTCGACGAGCCTGCACGGCGGCGGCATCGTCGCCACGTCACTGATCGTTGCGGGCTATGTCGCGGCGCTGGGCGCAGGCGCACTACTGATCAAGCCGTTTCTGGCCCACGCGGCCATCACGTTCGTCGCCGTCGAGACGCTCCTGGGCATCGTCGGCGGTCTGTCGGCCACGGCGCTTTACGTCACGTTCGCCTTCATCGGCGGTTCGGTGTGGGTTTTGGTGGTCGGCACGGCCCTGATCGGTGCGCTGGTGGGCGCCGAGGTGCCGCTGCTCATGACGCTGCTGCAGCGGGGCAGGCTCGCGGGCGCCTCCGACGCCGGGCGGGTGTTGGCCAACCTCAACGCCGCTGACTACCTCGGTGCACTGATCGGCGGTTTGGCGTGGCCGTTCCTGCTGCTGCCGCACCTCGGCATGATCCGTGGCGCGGCCGCCACCGGCATCGTCAATCTCGCGGCGGCGGCCGTGGTGAGCGTGTTCCTGCTGCGCCGCGTGCTCACCCGCGTCCAGCTCGTGACGGCCCTCGGTGTCCTTGCGAGCGCACTGGGGGTGCTCACGACGTTGCTGATCATCGCCGAGGGCATCGAAACCACCACGCGCCAAAGGCTTTACAGCGATCCCATCGTGGCGTTCGAGCGGTCGGCCTACCAGGAGATCGTGGTGACCCGGCGCGGGGACGACACCCGGCTGTATCTCGATGGGGCACTGCAGTTCTCGACGCGCGACGAGTTCCGCTACACCGAGAGCCTGGTCTATCCGGCGCTGGGCTCAGGTGCCCGTTCGGTGCTGATCCTCGGTGGCGGCGACGGTCTGGCCGCGCGGGAACTGCTGCGCCAACCGGGCATCGACACCATCGTCCAGGTCGAGCTCGACCCCGCGGTCGTCGACCTGGCGCGCACCACACTGAGCGACATCAACGCGGGTTCGCTGACCGACCCGCGCGTGAAGGTGATCGTCGACGACGCGATGACGTGGCTGCGACAACCGGATTCGGTGCCCGAGGGCGGCTTCGACGCGGTGATCGTCGACCTGCCCGATCCGGACAACCCGGTGCTGGGGCGGCTGTACTCGACGGAGTTCTACGCGCTGGTGGGCCGCGTACTCGCCGGAGACGGTCTGATGGCCGTGCAGGCCGGAAGCCCGTACTCGACACTGAATGCGTTCTGGCGCAACGTTTCCACCATCGAATCGGCCGGCTTCGCCGTCACGCCCTACCACGTGCACGTCCCGACGTTCGGCGACTGGGGCTTCGCGTTGGCGCGCCGTGGCGAGGCACCGCCCACACCGCGGATTCCCGAGAGCGCGCCACCACTGCGGTTCCTCGACCAACGGGTCCTCGACGCGGCGACGGTCTTCTCCCCCGACATCGGTCCACGCGCCATGGAGCCGTCGACACTGGCCAATCCGCGCATCGTCGACGATATGCGGCAGGGCTACAACTGA
- a CDS encoding DUF4247 domain-containing protein, whose amino-acid sequence MTRNQHFVLAAVLAIAGVVLLLLGISRLADVRSYIAKNYQHYSSSADGERYTCDGPPATVADTLAAEQRPEARASDRGIEYLRYDDYIVTVGADSPRPCSIRVEDIAGGYSRGSYIFLGPGFTPGSPAGGSGGSSGGPDGAK is encoded by the coding sequence GTGACCCGCAACCAGCACTTCGTCCTGGCCGCGGTACTGGCCATCGCCGGTGTGGTGCTCCTGCTGCTGGGCATCTCTCGACTGGCCGACGTGCGGTCCTACATCGCCAAGAACTACCAGCACTACTCGAGCAGCGCCGACGGCGAGCGGTACACGTGCGACGGACCTCCGGCCACGGTGGCCGACACCCTGGCCGCCGAACAACGGCCCGAGGCCCGCGCCAGCGACCGCGGCATCGAATACCTGCGCTACGACGACTACATCGTCACCGTCGGCGCAGACAGTCCCCGCCCGTGCAGCATCCGGGTCGAGGACATCGCCGGCGGTTACAGCCGGGGTTCGTACATCTTCCTCGGGCCCGGCTTCACACCCGGCTCACCGGCAGGTGGTTCCGGAGGCAGTTCCGGCGGACCCGACGGCGCGAAGTGA
- a CDS encoding MmcQ/YjbR family DNA-binding protein — protein MSHPIMFDDDDPGLAEVRAIALGFPGAFEKVSWGRPVFCASKMFAMYGGNVKGETRGEMIPYPHSVLVKVDESDRKALEQDSRFFFPAYMGPFGWLGLDLTAAEVDWDEVTELLDASYRMVATKKLVKQLDQQSGAAS, from the coding sequence ATGTCACACCCCATCATGTTCGACGACGACGATCCGGGTCTGGCCGAGGTGCGCGCCATCGCGTTGGGGTTCCCAGGCGCGTTCGAGAAGGTGTCATGGGGTAGGCCGGTGTTCTGCGCATCGAAGATGTTCGCGATGTACGGCGGCAACGTCAAGGGTGAAACCCGCGGCGAGATGATCCCGTACCCGCATTCGGTGCTGGTCAAGGTCGACGAGAGCGACCGCAAGGCGCTCGAGCAGGACAGCCGGTTCTTCTTCCCCGCCTACATGGGCCCGTTCGGCTGGCTGGGCCTCGATCTCACCGCGGCCGAAGTCGATTGGGACGAGGTCACGGAGCTTCTCGACGCCTCGTACAGGATGGTGGCCACGAAGAAGCTCGTCAAACAACTCGATCAACAGTCCGGAGCCGCCTCATGA
- a CDS encoding DUF350 domain-containing protein, protein MTTAVIRTPAAVQHLAAVEFGSINPDQLAQNLVAALLYFAVGVVVLAAGFLMVDILTPGDLRRLVFVEYRPNAVAVASAMYAALAAVVITAIATSSDSLAQGLLDAAVYGLIGVLLQGIALVVMEVAVPGRFRDLITAETLHPSAIATAVVLLAVGGVNAAALS, encoded by the coding sequence ATGACGACAGCCGTGATCCGCACCCCCGCGGCGGTGCAGCACCTGGCCGCGGTGGAATTCGGCAGCATCAACCCCGACCAACTCGCGCAGAACCTGGTGGCCGCGCTCCTGTACTTCGCGGTCGGCGTCGTCGTACTGGCGGCCGGGTTCCTGATGGTCGACATCCTGACCCCTGGTGACCTGCGCCGGCTGGTGTTCGTCGAGTACCGCCCGAACGCGGTCGCCGTCGCCTCGGCGATGTATGCCGCCCTGGCGGCCGTGGTGATCACCGCGATCGCCACGAGCTCGGATTCCTTGGCGCAGGGCCTGCTCGACGCCGCGGTATACGGGCTGATCGGGGTGCTGCTGCAGGGCATCGCGCTCGTGGTGATGGAAGTCGCGGTGCCCGGCCGCTTCCGCGACCTCATCACCGCCGAGACCCTGCATCCCTCGGCCATCGCCACGGCCGTCGTGCTGCTGGCCGTGGGAGGGGTCAACGCCGCCGCGCTGTCATGA
- a CDS encoding methionine synthase, with the protein MTVFATATGVGSWPGIAAREAAEIVVGELHTLSHLVELPARGIGADLIGRAGALLVDIGIDTVPRGYRIASGRSSALRRAVSLLGEDLDALEEAWEKAGLRGSGRPVKLQAPGPITLAAHLELPGGHRAITDPGALRDLGASLAEGVAAHRAEVVRRLETTVVVQFDEPSLPAALQGRLSGVTSLTPVHPVDEPLAMSLIDACVAHAGTEVALHSCAAELPWKALLRSGVHAISVDVSTLTAADLDGVGEFVDSGRTVLLGVVPTSAPDRRPAVEEVAKSVVAVTDRLGFARGVLRERIGVTPACGLANATPEWARVAIGLVQKAADGFAQDPEGI; encoded by the coding sequence GTGACTGTCTTCGCGACCGCGACAGGTGTCGGGTCCTGGCCGGGGATCGCGGCGCGGGAGGCCGCAGAGATCGTCGTCGGGGAACTGCACACGCTGTCGCACCTGGTGGAGCTTCCTGCCCGCGGCATCGGAGCCGACCTGATCGGACGTGCCGGGGCGTTGCTGGTGGACATCGGTATCGACACCGTGCCGCGCGGCTACCGGATCGCCTCCGGGCGTAGCTCGGCGCTGCGCCGCGCGGTCAGCCTGCTCGGTGAGGACCTCGACGCGCTCGAAGAGGCTTGGGAGAAGGCCGGTCTGCGCGGCAGCGGGCGGCCGGTCAAATTGCAGGCACCTGGTCCGATCACCTTGGCGGCACACCTCGAACTGCCCGGGGGGCACCGCGCCATCACCGATCCCGGTGCCCTGCGGGATCTCGGGGCGTCACTGGCCGAGGGCGTCGCCGCGCACCGCGCCGAGGTGGTCCGCCGTCTGGAGACGACCGTGGTGGTGCAGTTCGACGAACCGTCACTGCCCGCCGCGCTGCAGGGCCGCCTGTCCGGCGTGACGAGCCTGACCCCGGTGCATCCGGTCGACGAGCCGTTGGCCATGAGCCTGATCGACGCCTGTGTGGCACACGCCGGCACCGAGGTCGCGCTGCACAGCTGCGCGGCCGAACTGCCGTGGAAAGCACTGCTGCGCAGTGGTGTCCACGCGATCTCGGTCGACGTGTCCACGCTCACCGCGGCCGATCTGGACGGGGTGGGGGAGTTCGTCGACTCCGGTCGCACGGTGCTGCTGGGTGTCGTGCCCACCTCGGCGCCCGACCGTAGGCCCGCCGTCGAGGAGGTCGCGAAATCTGTTGTGGCCGTGACGGATCGGCTCGGATTCGCACGTGGTGTGCTCCGCGAACGGATCGGTGTCACGCCCGCATGCGGACTGGCGAATGCCACGCCCGAATGGGCCCGCGTCGCGATCGGGTTGGTGCAGAAGGCCGCCGACGGGTTCGCACAAGATCCCGAAGGTATCTGA
- the ligA gene encoding NAD-dependent DNA ligase LigA, translating into MSEKATGEVEGNLPEQPDADERRRWQELAEEVRQHQFRYYVKDAPIISDAEFDKLLRELQALEEAHPELRTPDSPTQLVGGAGFATDFAPAEHLERMLSLDNVFDSDELTAWAARISGETGDAAHFLCELKIDGVALSLVYREGRLVRAATRGDGRTGEDVTLNARTIDDIPERLAVSDEFPVPDVLEVRGEVFFRVADFEELNAGLVAEGKPPFANPRNSAAGSLRQKNPAVTARRKLRMICHGIGYTEGFSPTSLHDAYRALGAWGLPVSEHTTKVSGVAEVAERIAYWGEHRHDVEHEIDGLVVKVDEVALQRRLGSTSRAPRWAVAYKYPPEEATTKLLDIRVSVGRTGRVTPFAYMEPVKVAGSTVGLATLHNATEVKRKGVLIGDTVVIRKAGDVIPEVLGPVVDLRDGSEREFVMPTACPECGTTLAPAKEGDADIRCPNTRSCPAQLRERVFHVAGRGAFDIEGLGYEAATALLEAGVIGDEGDLFTLTAEDLLRTELFTTKAGELSANGKRLLANLDKAKAQPLWRVLVALSIRHVGPTAARALATEFASLDAIIEASEERLAAVEGVGPTIAAAVKDWFTVDWHRAIVDKWRTAGVRMADERDAGIERTLEGLSIVVTGSLPGFSRDQAKEAIISRGGKAASSVSKKTAYVVAGDAPGSKYDKAVELGVPILDEDGFRRLLQEGPPAEPAE; encoded by the coding sequence GTGAGCGAGAAGGCAACCGGAGAAGTCGAAGGGAACCTGCCCGAACAGCCCGATGCCGACGAGCGGCGGCGGTGGCAGGAACTTGCCGAGGAAGTGCGCCAACACCAGTTCCGGTACTACGTCAAGGATGCGCCGATCATCTCCGACGCGGAGTTCGACAAGCTTCTGCGCGAACTGCAGGCGCTCGAAGAGGCCCATCCGGAGTTGCGCACGCCGGATTCGCCCACGCAACTGGTCGGTGGTGCCGGGTTCGCCACCGACTTCGCCCCTGCCGAGCATCTGGAGCGGATGCTGTCGCTGGACAATGTCTTCGATTCCGATGAGCTGACCGCGTGGGCCGCCCGCATCAGCGGCGAGACCGGGGACGCCGCGCATTTCCTGTGCGAGCTCAAGATCGACGGTGTCGCGTTGTCACTGGTCTACCGCGAGGGCCGCCTGGTACGTGCGGCCACACGCGGCGACGGACGCACCGGTGAGGACGTCACACTCAACGCGCGCACCATCGACGACATCCCCGAACGGCTCGCCGTGTCCGACGAGTTCCCGGTGCCCGACGTGCTCGAGGTGCGCGGTGAGGTGTTCTTCCGGGTCGCCGACTTCGAGGAGCTCAACGCGGGTCTGGTCGCCGAGGGCAAACCGCCGTTCGCCAATCCCCGCAACAGCGCGGCGGGTTCGTTGCGGCAGAAGAACCCCGCGGTCACCGCGCGCCGCAAGCTGCGCATGATCTGCCATGGGATCGGCTACACCGAAGGTTTCAGCCCGACGTCGCTGCACGACGCCTACCGTGCGCTCGGCGCATGGGGCCTGCCGGTGTCCGAGCACACCACCAAGGTCTCGGGCGTCGCCGAGGTCGCCGAACGGATCGCGTACTGGGGCGAGCACCGCCACGACGTCGAGCACGAGATCGACGGTCTTGTGGTCAAGGTCGACGAGGTCGCACTGCAGCGCAGGCTCGGTTCGACGTCGCGCGCGCCGCGCTGGGCCGTGGCGTACAAGTACCCGCCCGAAGAGGCCACCACCAAGCTGCTCGACATCCGGGTCAGCGTCGGGCGCACCGGCCGGGTCACGCCGTTCGCCTACATGGAACCGGTCAAGGTCGCCGGGTCCACGGTCGGGCTCGCCACGCTGCACAACGCCACCGAGGTCAAACGCAAGGGTGTGCTGATCGGTGACACCGTGGTGATCCGCAAGGCAGGCGACGTCATCCCCGAGGTGCTCGGGCCCGTGGTCGACCTGCGCGACGGATCAGAACGCGAATTCGTCATGCCCACAGCATGTCCCGAGTGCGGTACGACCCTGGCACCCGCCAAGGAGGGCGACGCCGACATCCGCTGTCCCAACACCCGCAGCTGCCCGGCGCAGTTGCGTGAGCGCGTGTTCCACGTCGCCGGGCGAGGTGCGTTCGACATCGAGGGCCTGGGCTACGAGGCCGCGACAGCCCTGCTGGAGGCCGGCGTGATCGGTGACGAGGGTGACCTGTTCACCCTCACCGCGGAGGATCTGCTTCGCACCGAGCTGTTCACCACCAAGGCCGGTGAGCTCTCGGCCAACGGCAAACGTCTGCTGGCCAATCTCGACAAGGCAAAGGCGCAGCCGTTGTGGCGGGTGCTGGTTGCGCTGTCCATCCGCCACGTCGGGCCCACCGCGGCCCGCGCGCTGGCCACCGAATTCGCGAGTCTCGACGCGATCATCGAGGCGTCCGAGGAGCGGCTCGCCGCGGTCGAGGGCGTCGGTCCGACGATAGCCGCGGCCGTCAAAGACTGGTTCACGGTGGACTGGCATCGCGCGATCGTCGACAAGTGGCGCACCGCTGGGGTGCGCATGGCCGACGAACGCGACGCCGGCATCGAGCGGACACTCGAAGGCCTGTCGATCGTGGTCACCGGATCGCTGCCGGGGTTCTCCCGCGACCAGGCCAAGGAGGCGATCATCAGCCGCGGCGGAAAGGCCGCGAGTTCGGTGTCGAAGAAGACCGCCTATGTGGTGGCCGGCGATGCCCCCGGCTCCAAGTACGACAAGGCCGTCGAGCTCGGTGTGCCCATCCTCGACGAGGACGGGTTCCGCCGCCTGCTGCAAGAGGGTCCACCGGCCGAACCGGCCGAGTAG
- a CDS encoding 4-coumarate--CoA ligase family protein, protein MSFASPFPDVTIPAVSVHDYLFGTVDAADADLVALVDTKTGAETTYGELVRRIDAFAGALAARGIGVGDVVALHSPNSSAFAVAFHGILRSGATATTINALFTARDIAKQLTDSKARLLLTTDALAPQAREAAATVGLGEDDVVLLDGDGLPDGHTAPAVSFDPATHLAVLPYSSGTTANPKGVMLTHTNLVANVAQIRPLQGMNRDDRLLAVLPFFHIYGMTVLLNAALHARAQLIIMPSFDLAEFLGNIAERRCTYAYIAPPVAVALAKHPLVDSYDLSSLRGIMSGAASLDAELGRAVAQRLGCQVVQGYGMSELSPVSHVTPKDGGLSTVGTVAPLDSCGWTVPNAESKIVDPDTGAEIDVPIEGLSETGELWFKGPNVMAGYLNNERATRETIDDDGFLHTGDLARVDASGCVYIVDRLKELIKYKGYQVPPAELEAVLLTHPGVADAAVIGVRDPESGEEVPKAFVVRQPGAELTADEVMTFVAEQVAPYKKVRQVEFIEAVPKSAAGKILRKELRTR, encoded by the coding sequence ATGAGTTTCGCCAGCCCGTTCCCCGACGTCACGATCCCGGCGGTCAGCGTCCACGACTACCTGTTCGGGACCGTCGATGCCGCAGACGCCGACCTGGTGGCCCTCGTCGACACCAAGACCGGGGCAGAGACCACCTACGGCGAACTCGTGCGCCGCATCGACGCGTTCGCCGGCGCGCTCGCAGCGCGCGGGATCGGCGTCGGCGACGTGGTGGCGCTGCACTCACCGAACAGTTCGGCGTTCGCGGTGGCCTTCCACGGCATCCTGCGGTCAGGCGCCACGGCCACCACGATCAACGCGCTGTTCACCGCCCGGGACATCGCCAAGCAGCTCACCGATTCGAAGGCGAGGCTGCTGTTGACCACCGACGCCCTCGCACCACAGGCACGTGAGGCCGCGGCCACGGTGGGCCTGGGTGAGGACGACGTGGTGCTGCTCGACGGAGACGGCCTGCCCGACGGTCATACCGCACCCGCGGTGAGTTTCGATCCGGCCACGCATCTGGCGGTGCTGCCCTACAGCTCGGGCACCACGGCGAATCCCAAGGGCGTCATGCTGACCCACACCAACCTTGTCGCCAACGTCGCGCAGATCCGGCCGCTGCAGGGTATGAACCGCGATGACCGGCTGCTGGCGGTGTTGCCGTTCTTCCACATCTACGGCATGACGGTGCTGCTCAACGCCGCGCTGCACGCGCGGGCACAGCTGATCATCATGCCGTCGTTCGACCTCGCGGAGTTCCTCGGCAACATCGCCGAGCGCAGGTGCACCTACGCCTACATCGCTCCTCCGGTCGCGGTCGCGCTGGCCAAGCACCCCTTGGTCGACTCCTACGACCTGTCGTCGCTGCGGGGCATCATGTCCGGCGCGGCGTCGCTGGACGCCGAACTCGGTCGCGCCGTCGCGCAGCGCCTCGGATGCCAGGTCGTGCAGGGGTACGGCATGAGCGAGTTGAGCCCGGTCAGCCACGTCACCCCGAAGGACGGTGGACTGTCCACGGTCGGCACGGTCGCACCGCTCGACTCGTGCGGATGGACCGTGCCGAACGCCGAGAGCAAGATCGTCGACCCGGACACCGGTGCCGAGATCGACGTTCCCATCGAGGGTTTGAGCGAGACCGGCGAGTTGTGGTTCAAGGGCCCGAACGTCATGGCGGGGTACCTCAACAACGAGCGCGCGACGCGCGAGACCATCGACGACGACGGATTCCTGCACACCGGCGATCTGGCCAGGGTGGACGCCTCGGGATGCGTCTACATCGTCGACCGGCTCAAGGAACTCATCAAGTACAAGGGCTATCAGGTGCCGCCAGCGGAACTGGAGGCCGTGCTGTTGACGCACCCGGGTGTCGCCGACGCCGCCGTGATCGGCGTGCGGGATCCGGAATCCGGTGAAGAGGTGCCGAAGGCCTTCGTGGTCAGGCAACCGGGCGCCGAGCTCACCGCCGACGAGGTCATGACCTTCGTCGCCGAGCAGGTCGCGCCGTACAAGAAGGTGCGTCAGGTCGAGTTCATCGAGGCCGTACCGAAATCGGCCGCAGGCAAGATCCTGCGCAAGGAACTCAGGACCCGCTGA